The Haloprofundus salinisoli region AGTACCCATGACGCCGGAAGTGCCGGTGACGCCGGAAGCACCGGTGACAACGGCAACGCCGGTGATGACAGCAACGACGCTGATGACGAGGTAGCCTCCGAAGAAATCGGCGGCAGCGCGGACGAGTCTCGGGAGGCGTCGGACGCCGGCCAGTGACGCCGGCGCGGGCATCGAGAAACCACCCGAGTTGCGTTTACTTCGGTCCTCTCTTTAGTCTCCGGCGCGAGACCCGCCGAAATCTGGAGCGTCGGCGAATAAACCGCCTCGTCGTCGCTCTCCGAGTAAACCTCACGCACGTTAGTTACCGTTCCACGAGCTATTTTACCACGTGCCACTGACGTGTCTCCATGGACCTTCTAGACGACACCATCGTCCCGGAGCACGCCCGCGAGGTCAAGCGGGCGGCCCGGGAGTTCGCCGAGGAACAGATCGAACCGAACGCCGAGGAGTACTTCCGGACGGGCGACTACCCGTGGGAGGTGCTGGAAGCGGGGCAGGAAGCCGGCCTCATCGCCCAGGACATCGGCGAGGAGTACGGCGGCAAGGGCTTCGACATGTATCAGGTGCTCGCGCTGGCCGAGGAGTTCTACCGCGCCGACGCCGGCATCGGTCTGACGCTCATGCTCGCCAGTTTCGGCTGCGAAATCGTCGAGCACTACGGTAGTGAAGAGCAGAGGGAGGAGTATCTCCGCCCCGTCGCCGAGTGCGAGCAGATTTCGGGGCTCGCGGTCTCCGAACCCGACACCGGGTCGGACATGGCCGGCATGACGACGAGCGCCGAGAAGACCGACGAGGGCTACGTCCTCAACGGCGAGAAGTACTGGATCGGCAACGCCGTCGAGGCCGACTGGCTCACCGTCTACGCGAAGACCGGCGACTCCGAGGACCGCTACTCGAACTACTCGATGTTCATCGTCGAGACCGACACCGACGGCTACGAGGCCGAGCACATCCCCGAGAAGATGGGGATGCGCGCCTCCAAACAGGGCCACATCGTCTTCGACGACTGCGTGATTCCCGAGGAGAACCTCGTCGGCACCGAGGGCGGCGGCTTCTACATGCTCGCGGACTTCTTCAACCACGGCCGCGTCGCCGTCGGCGGCCACGGCCTCGGCCTCGCCGCCGCGGCTATCGAGGAAGCGTGGTCGTTCGTCCACGACCGCGAGGCGTTCGGCCGCAACGTCTCGGAGTTTCAGGCCGTCCAGCACATCCTCGCGGACATGCGCATGGAGTTCGAGGCCGCCCGCGCGCTCAACTGGCGCGCCGCGCAGAAAGTCGCCGACAACGAGGACGCCGGCTTCTGGGCCGCCGCGACGAAGACGAAGTCGACGGAAGTCGCCAACTTCTGCGCCGAGCGCGGGATGCAGCTGCACGGCGGCCGCTCCATCCTCACCGACCGCCGCATCGCCCGCGTCTACCGCGACGTGCGTATCCCGGTCATCTACGAGGGCGCGAACGAGATTCAGCGCAACCTCATCTACCGGCAGTCGCGGTAGACGAAAATGTCGTTCGAGGCGGCCCGACTCTGCCGACGCCAACGAACAGCCTGACGGCCGATTCGAGTGGGGGATTTTCGCTCATCGTCACCGACGAAACGCGTGTCTGAATACCCGAGCTACCGGACACCAACGCTACATTCACCTCCGACTGCGCATTCGCAATCGACTCGTCGAGACGCGGGTGAGGTCGTAAATTACCTACCAACGAACACGACAAAACGCTTAGTCGCGTCCGCGTTGTCCCCGCCCCCGTCGGACATCTCGTGACGCTGAAGCCACGGGAGGATTCGGCGAAGGAACTTACAGTGCCGCTCGAACTCACCCCCACTGACGCCGCCCGTTACCGCCTCCGCTCGCAACGACTGACACCGCGTACCGACGACGAAAGTTCCCCTTCGGAGCTGCTCTCGTCGGTCTGCGGCGTCCAAGCCCAAGAGAAACGAGCGGCCGCGCTCGGCGTCCGCGCCCGAAGTCGGACGCTGACCGAGGCGGACCTCGAACGAGCACTGTACGAGGACCGGTCGGTCGTCAGAACCTGGTGTATGCGCGGGACGCTCCACCTCGTCGCCACTGCCGACCTCCCCCTGTTGCTCTCGCTGTTCGGTGAGACGTTCGCGTCGCGCGGGCCGGAGCCGAAGCGCCTCGAAGCGATGGGTCTCGGCGACACCGACATCGACCGGGCGATGGAACAGATTCGCACAGCGCTCGGCGAGGACGGACCGCTGACCCGCGAGGAACTCGCGACGCGACTCCAGCGGGGCGGCGTCGACGTGGACCCATCGAGTCAGGCACCGTACTTTCTCGTTCGCCGCGCCGCGTTGCTCGGTATCGCCTGCGAAGTCGCGCCCAAGGAGGGACAGATGGCCTACGATCTGCTCGACGAGTGGGTGTCGGTCGACGAATCGCCGGACAGACAGACCGCACTCGTCGACCTCGCTCGTCGCTACTTACGGGCGTTTCAACCCGCCTCCGTGGACGACTTCGCGGCGTGGTCGGGGTTGTACGTGCGCGACGTGAAGCTCGCGTGGGGACTCGTCGCCGACGAGACGACCGAAGTCGTCGTCGACGGCCGCGACGCGGCGATGCTCACCGAAGACCTCGAAGCGTACGAGTCGGCGATGGAATCGAGGGCGGAATCGACGGTCGAAGCGGCCGACCGCGTTCGGTTGCTTCCCGGCTACGACTCTCTCTTGCTCGGCTACGAGAAGGAGGCCCGGCCAATCCCGCGGGGGTACGAGTCGCAGGTCTGGCCGGGTTCCGGAATCATCCGCCCGACGCTCGTCGCCGACGGCGAAGTGACTGGGACGTGGCGTCTCGACCGCGCCCGAGCGACGACGGCAGTCGTCGTCGACCCCTTCGAGCGGCTCGCCCCCGAACTCGAAGCGCCGCTCCGAGACGAAGTCGAGGCTATCGGGGAGTTCTTCGACACCGACGTCGAACTCCGATTCGCCGACTGACCGGACGCTACTCTGCCGTCGCTGTCGTTCTCGACGCGCTCGCTCCGTTCTCGGCGGGCGTCACGCGGCGCTCCAGCGCCAGCACGCCCGCCGCGAGACCCACACAACCGAACGCGAGCGTCGGCCAGAGCCAAAATCCGATACCGAAATCGAAGAACGCGCCGCCGAGCGCCGCGCCGATACCGAAGCCCAGACGCTTGGCGATCTCGACGAGCGACAGTCCGGACCCGCGCTCGGCCTCGGGAGAGATGTCGCTGGCGAGCGAGGAGACGAGCGGCGAGTGTAAAATCTCGCCGAGCGTCCGGAGCACGAGAAACGCGCCGACGAACGCGACGCCGACGGCGACGGGAACCGACACGCCGACGACGGGACCGAGCGCAACGACCCAGATGGCGAGCATCGCCGCCGCCCAGAAGCCCGCCGAGACGACGAGGCCACGCGTGCGCCGCCACTCCCCGATTGCGGCGACCAACGGCAGCTGGAGCGTGACGATGACGACCGGGTTGAGGACGTAGAGCGTGCCCAGTTCGGCCGACGAGAGGCCGAGCGTCTCGGTGGCGACGACCGGGACCGTCGCCTGCATCTGCGCGTACATCACCGCGAAGCCGACGTTGAGCAGGGCGAGAGAGACGATTCGCGGTCTGGTGACGGCGCGCCGCCAGTCGGAGAGCGCCGTGACGAGTGAGGATTTGGCGTCCGCCGCGGCTTCTGAGCCGGCGTCGCCGCGCCGCATCCGTGGGAGCGTCGCCCAGAGTAACACGGCGACGACGCCGCAGGTGAGGCCGTCGGCGACGAAGACGGCCAACTGCGCGATGCTGTAGAGGACGCCGCCGGCGACGAATCCGAGACCGAACCCGGCGTTGTTGGCGACTTTGAGTAGCGCAAACGCCCGGTCGCGCTCGCTGCCGTCGGTCAGGTCGGCGATCATCGCCTGACTCGCGGGCGGGAACAGCCCCAGCGTCAGACCGGCGGCGGACGCGACGGCGACGAACCCAGTTGCATCGGTCACCGCGGCGTAGGCGGCGAGCGTCGCCGTCGACAGCGCCATGCTCGTCACCATCACCGGCTTTCGGCCGACTCGGTCGGCGGCGAACCCGCCGACGGCCGTCCCGACGGCGGTGGCGACGTTGTTGAGAAGTAGACCGAAGCCGACGACGCCGAGCGAGATACCGACTTCGAGGTGGAAGTGAACCGTCGCAAACGGGTAGACGAGGCCGGAGCCGAACAGGTTGACGAGTTGGCCGAGCGCGACGAGGTAGACGGGCCGACGAAAGCCGCGCAGGGCGTCCAGCGAGGGAGTTCGCACGGGGAGCGGTTCTCCGGCAGCCCTCCTGAACGGTTCGGTGGCGGCCCGCGTTTCCGCGATTCGCTACGTGTCTTTCGACGCGAACACGCGGTAGCTATCGAGCGTCGTCCGCATCTGCTCGTCTCCCTCGGTTCCCTTCTGTTCCGTTCCGTACTCCATCCAGCGCGCGCCGTCGTTGTCGCGGGTGTAGCTGTACATCCGGTACTCGTCGTCGGTTTCGAGGACGAGTTCGATGATGGCCTCGTCCGGACCGGGGTCGTCGTCGCTGAGAATCACGCCGCGCGTCGCCGGGTCGTGGTCCATCACGTGGACGGCGGTCACTTCCTCGTCCAGCAGGTCACGGGTTTCCTCGCCGGTCAGCGGTCGGTCGGGCCACCCCTCCGCGATGGTCGGTTCGTCCATACCGATTCTTCGACGCGTGAGGGCTTTGCTCGTCGCATCTCTCGGCGTGCTGAACAGTTATCGCCGGGCCGGCCATAGACGGAGTATGGTTGATTGCAGCATCCACCTGCTCGACCGGGGACGCGTCCGCGCGGACCTGAACTACGTCGTCGACGGCTACGCGATGGCCAGCGCCGACGACCCCGACCCCGACCACGAGATCGCGGAGTTCGTCGTCTGGAGCGCCGTCGTCGACCACCCCGAGGCGACGGTGCTGTGGGACACCGGGTCGCACCCGGAGGCGGCCGACGGCTACTGGCCCGCATCGCTGTACGGCGCGTTCGAGCACTACGACGCCGCCGACCACGACCTCGAATCCGACCTCGATGCCGCCGGCTACGAGCTCTCGGACATCGACGCCGTCGTGATGAGTCATCTCCACCTCGACCACGCGGGCGGCCTCTACCACTTCGCCGACGCGGACGTCCCCGTCTACGTCCACGAGGAGGAGCTCAAGTTCGCCTACTACAGCGCGAAGACGATGGAAGGCTCCATCGCGTACCTCGCCTCGGACTTCGACCACGACCTGAACTGGGAGATAGTTCACCGCCACCGTACCACCTTGTCCGAGGGGTTCGAGCTTCTCCATCTGCCGGGTCACACCCCCGGCGTGATGGGCGCGAAAATCGAACTCCCGGACGAAACCGTGCTCGTCGCGGGCGACGAGTGCTACGTCGACGCCAACTACACCGACGAGGTGCCGCTCGGGCCCGGCCTGCTGTGGAGCGACCGCGACTGGTTCGACAGCCTCCAGCTCCTCAAGGAGCTCCAGCGACGCCACGATGCGGACGTGCTGTACGGCCACGACCTCGAACGGTTCGAGTCGTTCGACGGCGGGTGGAACCGGTGAACTCGATTCGGCAACCGACTCGACGAAATCGGCTCTCCAATCCGATGTCTAGATATCTATCCAGAAAGCTTTGTAGATGTCCAACAGCAGCGAGCTGAATAGTCCGCGGACTCGCCTCACCGTGTCGCTTACCCGGCTTCGGCCCTAAGGAGGCTCGCAATGAAAAAGCAGGAACTCGTCCAGTATCACTCCCTGCTCGTCCTCCTCGGTCAAGAGTACATCCGCCGCGGTGTCGCGGCGCGGGCGGACTTCGAACCGTACCGAAAACTCGGCGTGACGCCGATGTCGCTGCAGGCCTCGCGGGCCGACCACGAAGAGGCAGTGATGACGCTGGCTCACATCCTCGCCTCGCAGTCGAGGCCGGACACCGCGACGCGGTCGACCGCCACATTCGACTGAGCTCCTCCTGCGGCGCCGAACGAGTAACCACTAAGACGCGTCCGTGTCAGCGACGACCATGCGACTGCAGGAGTACTGGGGAGTTGGGCCGAAGACGAGCGAGCGACTCCAAGAGACACTGGGCGTCGCCGCCGCTGTCGAAGCCATCGAATCCGCCGACGTGCGGGCGCTGACCGAGGCGGGCATCCCCGCCGGCCGCGCGACGCGCATCCTCCGCCGCGCCAACGGCGACGCCGGGATGGCGACGCTCGGGACGAGAGACGCGCGCTCGGTCTACGACGAACTGCTCTCGCTGGCGGGCGAACACGCTGTGACGCGCCACGCCGGCGACCGAATCCGCGTGCTCACGCCGCTCCCGGCGAGAGCCGAGCGCGAAGCGCGACTCGACGAGATCGAAGCCGCCCGGGAGATGTGGGCCGGGTTGGACGATGACGCCCGCGAGCGTGTGCTCGACGCCTTCACCGCCTACGACGAGGCTGGCGGAACCGAGCGCGCCGCCGTCGAAACCGCGCTCACCTTGCGCGACATCGGCCTCGACGCGGGACCGTTCGCGCCGCTGGCCGACACCGACGAGGGGGCGCTCTCGGAGGCCGTCGGCGCGCTCGGCTACGTCGACAGCGACGAACGAGGTTCGTCTGGCCGACGAACGAAGTCCGTCGACGGCGACGAGGTACTGTCGGGCGCAGACGAGAAACTTGACCGTCTCCGCGACCGACTGGAAGCCGCCGAGCGCCTCGAATCCGGCGCGTTCGACCTCCTGGAGACGGTGCGGGAGGCGGGCGCGCGCAACCTCGACGACTTCGAACACGCGGTGGCCGACTACGTCGCCGCCGAGACGGAGCTCTCGCGCGAGGACGTGCTCGGCGCGGCGGCCGACGACCCCGTCGACGCCGCGGACTTCGTCAGCACCACGCTCCGGACGCTCGCCGCAGACCTCGGCGAGCGGGTCGCCGAACGCGAGGAAGTCGTCGCCGCAGACCTCCGCGAGACCATCGAAGCCGCCCGCGACGACATCGACGCGGCCGTCGAAGCGGTCGAGGACAGCGCCTTCGCGCTCTCGTTGGCCCAGTTTGCGGACGCCTACGACCTCGTTCGACCCGAGTTGGGCGGCGGCGACGGCCCCTTCGGTGTCGCCGCCGTCGACGCGCGACATCTCTTCTTGGACGGCGACGTCCAACCTGTCACCTACGCCGTCGGTCACCACACGCTCTCTGCGGACCCGCAACCGCCCGCCGACGAGCGCGTGACCGTCCTGACGGGCGCGAACTCCGGCGGGAAGACGACGCTCTTAGAAACGCTGTGTCAGGTCGCGCTTCTGGCCGCGATGGGCCTGCCCGTTCCGGCGGGCCGCGCGCAGGTCGGCGACTTCGACACCGTCGTGTTCCACCGTCGGCACGCGAGTTTCAACGCCGGGGTGCTGGAATCGACGCTGAAATCTATCGTCCCGCCGCTGTCGGGCGAGGGTCGGACGCTGATGCTCGTCGACGAGTTCGAGGCCATCACCGAACCCGGGCGGGCGGCCGATTTGCTCGGCGGTCTCGTCGGCCTGACCGTCGACCGAAACGCCGTCGGCGTCTACGTCACTCACCTCGCCGAGGACCTGAGTCCGCTGCCGGCGGCGGCGCGCATCGACGGCATCTTCGCGGAGGGACTGACTCCCGAGTTGGCGCTCCGCGTCGACTACCAACCGCGGTTCGGCACCATTGGCAAGTCGACGCCGGAGTTCATCGTCTCACGACTCGTGGCGAACGCGAGAAACCACGTCGAACGACAGGGCTTTCAGACGCTCGCGGCGGCCGTCGGCGAGGAGGCGGTGCAACAGACGCTGTCGGACGCCCGCTGGCGCGGCGAAACGACGGACTAGCGCATCTCTTCGAGACCGACGAACGCGTCGAGGTCTGCGGTGAGCCAGACGGTCATCCGTTCTTCGGCGGGCGTGTCACGGGGGTAGATGGTACAGCGGTCGGGGTCGCGCTCGTACCGGACGGTGACGCTGTGGAGGTCGAACGCGCGACCGTCTATCTGGTAGTCGTGCGCGGCGGGAACGTCGGACCGGTTGTCGCTCTTGTTCAGGCTCATGGAGAGTTGCCCCGTTACCGGGTGAGAAGAAATCCCACAGTCGAGTACATAACCGCTGCTAAGACCACTCTATAGCGAGCAATATCGGTGGTGAGATTCCCGGAGCGGTTCTCACAGGGTGAAAATCCGACGATTCAGCCGTCGACGGAGTGCAGCACCCTCATCTTCTGATGCTGACTCTATATCTCCGCCCGGAAGTCGATACTCGACTCGCGTCCCCTGCCGGATGGTATCACGCCGGGCATCCGTTATCTCGGTAGCCGACGTACCGACGCTATGAGTTCGACCACACCCACCCGCGAACGGCTCGTCGACCGTCTCACCGCCGACGCCGCGACGTGGCCCGGCATCGAAGTCGCCCCGCACCGCTTCGACGGCAGCGAGTTCAGCCTCGGCCCGCGCGAAGTCGGTCACGTCCACCGCTTCGGCATTCTCGACATCAACTACCCCAAACGCCTCCGCGACGCCCTCGTCGAGGACGGTCGGACGGGCGACCACCACGTCGTCCCCGACTCCGGGTGGACGACGTTTCGGATTCGGACCGACGCGGACGTCGACGCCGCGCGCTGGCTCCTGCGACTCTCGTATCTCTACCACGTGGCAACGCTGCGGCAGCGGCCTGAGTTCGCCGAAACGTTCGGCGACGTCGACGTCGCGGCGGAACTCGACGCGATGGAACTGAGCTCACGCGTGCGAGACATCTTCGGCGGCGTGCTTCGGTGACTCGACCCCTGCGCCGCTCTCCTCGCCGTCGGCGGCGGTCCGAGGACCGGACACGGCGACGAGTTTCAACCTGACGACGACGCCCCGAGACCGGTCACTCTTATAGCCGGACCCACTGAAACGGATGTGTTTCAGGAGCGCTCCGACCTGATCGCTACCAACCCCTCGTTCAAGGGGTACGGCGCTGCGGTCACGGTCGGACCGCGGGGGCCGCTCACCTACGTCACCTCCAGCAGCGGCGCGAACAGACTGCTCAGGTGGAACGAGCGCGAGGGAGCCGACGGCGCGCTCGTCGACATCGCCACCGGCATCATCGCCGACAAACGGCGGCGCGGAATCGCCGTCGCCGCCGCCGACGTGGACGGCGACGGCCGAGAGGAGGTGTACGTCCAGAACGCCGGCGGCTACGGCCGGATGAGTGGCGCGGTCGACCGCCTCTACGACTGCGACGGCACCGAGTGGATAGATGCGTTCTCGCTGGAGGTCAACGCCGGGCGGAGCAACCGACGCGACGGCTGGTCGGTCGCGGCCGTCGACCGCCACGGCACCGGCCGCTACGGGATACTCGTCGCGGGCGACGGGTCGCCGATGCGCTGTTACGAACTCGGCGACGACGGGGAAGTGACCGACATGGCGGAGTCGGTCGGCCTGGACGTCGAAGCGGACGTTCGCGCGCTCGCGAGCGGCCCGCTCGTCACCGAGCGGATGGACGTGTTCGCGGCGACCGAGCGCGGTCCGAACCGACTCCTGCGAAACGACGGCGGTCAGTTCACCGACGTCGCCGCCGGAAGCGGCGTCGTCGACACCGCCTGCGACGCCCGCTCTGTCTCGTTCGTCGGGACCGGCGCGGAACCAACCGGGGAGTTCGTCTGCGGCAACTGGGAGGGTCCGACGCGGCTGTTCGCGCGGACCGGTTCCCGGTTCCGCGACGTCGCGCCGCCCGAACTCGCCCAGCCGACGCGTACGCGTTCGGTCGTCACCGCCGACTTCGACAACGACGGGGCGCTCGAACTGTTCGTCAACGCCCTCGGCGCGCCGAACCGCGTGTTCACGCGGTCGGACGGCACGTGGCGACGGGTGAGCGCGGGCGAGGCGCTCGAACCGCGCGGACTGGGCACGAGCGTCACCGTCGCGGACTTCGACGGCGACGGGACGCTCGAACTGCTCGTCGTCCACGGCGAAGCGGGAGCGCAACCGCTGTCGATTTTCCGCGCGCCGAACGACAACGGCTGGCTCAGAATCCGACCGCTCACCGAGGCGGGCGCGCCCGCCCGCGGCGCGAGCGTCACGCTGGAGACGACCGACGGCGTCCAGTCACGACTCGTCGACGCCGGCAGCGGCGGACACAGCCAGTCCGAACCCGTCGCGCACTTCGGTCTCGGCGACGCGACGCCGACACGTCTCGTCACGCGGTGGCCGGACGGCCGAGTCCGCGTCGACGACGACCCCGTGCCGCGAACCGAGCAGACGGTCGTACATCCCTCCGGCGGGTGAGCCGGAGGGTCGGATTCGCGGGGTCGCCCTCCACCTCGGCAAAACGAGCAACTGAGACAGCAGTAAAGTGCCCCCGATACCAACACCGACGACATGGTCGACCCCACTTCGTCGCTCGGCGACGACGTAGACGAGGAGAACGCCCCCGAGTGTGCCACCTGTGGCGAGAAGATCGTCCAGTCGCCGACGCATCGCGTCGTCACGTGGGTCGAGGACGGGGCCGTCCAGCATCGACACTTCTGCGACGACGACTGCCGCGAAGGATACGACGCGGACTGAGGAGGGCGCAGCGACTCACCGCAGACGGCTCACCGACCCGACCAGAACCGCTCCAATCCGAACCCGAGCATGTCCGGACTCACCGGCTGGAACTCCTCGCGTTCGTACTCGGGGAAGTATTCGCGTACGCCGTTCCACGACTCGCGAGCGTAGCGGGCGTCGACGAAGACGCGTACCCCGACCTCGTCGTCGCCGCGGATGACGCGGCCGATCGCCTGCCGCGCCTTTCTGACCGCCGGCACCGTCAGCGCCGTCTCGAACCCAGAGCGGGACGTCGACGCGCCTCGCGTGCCACCACTCGCTTCGTCCGCGGGAACGTCTCCGAACTCGCGGTCGTACGCCGTCTTCACCGCCTTCGTCCGCGGACTCGACGTGTTGACGAGCGGGACGCCGCAGACGACCGCCGCCGAGAGGCGATCTCCGCGGTAGTCGACGCCCTCGGTCAAGGTTCCGCGGAGGCTCGTGACGAGCACCTTCCCCTCGCCGCCGAAGAACTCCGCCTTCAACGACTCGGTCGTTCCGTCGTCGCTCGATTCGTCGAGGAGAACGGGTTTGTCGACGCGGCGTTCGAGCACCCCGGCCATCCACTCGGCCTCGCCGTAACTCGGCATCCCGACGAGGACGTTGCCCGGCGATTGCGCAACTTCCGAGACGGCGTCCTCGTACGCCTGCCGCGTCGGGTTCTCCTCGTCGGGCGCGCCGCGGTTCGCGTAGGTGAACTTCGGCGCGTCGACGGCGAAACTCGCGCGGTTCTCCTCGGGGAACGTCAGCCCGTAGGTCCGCTCTTCGACCGGGCGACCCGATTCGGCGAGCGCGTCGAGGCCGGAGACGGTCCGGAAGATATCCATCGGTGCGAGCGTGGCGCTCATCAGGACACCGCCGCCGAACTCCGCGAGCCGGTCACCGATGGCGTCTGAGGGGACGCAGTTGTACAGTGCGAGGCGCGCGTTGTACGCGCGACGCCACGAGTCCGGCGGTTCCATCTCGTCCCACGTCCGCTCCAGTTCGAGTTCGCGGAAGTAGCGCTCGTGGTCGCAGCGATACCACTCGCCGAGCACGCGACCGACGCCCGGCGCGGCCCGGCGCTTGTCGTCCTCCTCGGCCGAGTTGAGGATGCGGCCGACGACGGCACCGACGGTCTCGGCGCGGACCCACGTCCCGCCGTCGTAGCTGGCCTCCTCGGCCCACTCGCTTATCTCGTCGACCGCGGGCGCTTCGGGGTCTCTGAGCGGGATTTCGGCGTCGTCGAGCCTCGTGAGATCCGCTCTCCAATCCGGGAGCTCGCTGTCGAGGTGGGCGACGACGCGGCGGTCGAGTTCCTCGCGAAGGTCGCGGAGGAACTCACGCGTCTCCTTCAGTTCGCGGAGGGTCACGTCGCTCTTCTTCAGTTCGCCGCGGACGAGGTCGGCGTCGGCCGTCGACCCGCGTGTCTCCCTGCCCGCGTCGTCGAACTCGACGGGTTGGATGACGCGCGTCAGTTCGTTCTCGGCGTCGCGGAGGCTCCGGTCGCCGACGCCCGAACTGACGAGGTCGCGGACGCGCGGTTCGAGCATGTGCGCCTCGTCGCAGACGAGAAACGTCGTCTCGTCGACTAGAGTGCCCGTAAACGTCGCCACCGTCGTCGGGTCGAACGCGTGGTAGTAGTTGCCGAGGACGACCTCCACGTGGGGAAGCACCGCGCCCATCGTCGAGTGCGGGCAGGTGCCGAAGCCGGCCGAGAGCGAGACGAGGTCGGCCGGTTCCAGTACTCCTGCGTCCTCGAAGTCGAACGGTACCGCCTCGACCGGGTCGCCGTCCTCGGGCAGGTCGTCGAGAAACTGCGCGTAGAAGGGACAGAACTCGGTGTCGCCGTGTTCCGGCATCTCGGGGAGATACGGCGTCGGCTCGCTCGCCGTTTGGAGGTAGGAGGGACCACTCGCGCCGGTGTCGGCGAGGCCGGTCTGGGCGCGGCGCGCCTCGCCCGCCAACGCCGACGCGGTGGTCGGCCCGCTCTCGCTGGCGAGGTTTCTGGTCCGTTCGCGGAGCCCTTCGCAGCGCTCGTAGACGTTCGAGTCGTCGACGCCCGCGACGCGTTCTCTGCTATAGGGGCAGACGTCGGACTTGCCGACGAGCGTCAGTCCCGAGACCGGTCGCCACTCGTCGGGGAGGTTCGCGTTGATGGTCCAGAGGTCGTCTTCGAACTGCCGGAGCTGCTGTTTGACGCTGGTCAGGACGACGACGCGCTCGTACGGCGAGTCGGGGTCGCGCACCCGGTCGATGCCGGCGGTCAACGCGAGCATCGTCTTGCCAGTCCCGCAGGCACCCTCGATGACGGTGAAGCCGC contains the following coding sequences:
- a CDS encoding CRTAC1 family protein, with product MFQERSDLIATNPSFKGYGAAVTVGPRGPLTYVTSSSGANRLLRWNEREGADGALVDIATGIIADKRRRGIAVAAADVDGDGREEVYVQNAGGYGRMSGAVDRLYDCDGTEWIDAFSLEVNAGRSNRRDGWSVAAVDRHGTGRYGILVAGDGSPMRCYELGDDGEVTDMAESVGLDVEADVRALASGPLVTERMDVFAATERGPNRLLRNDGGQFTDVAAGSGVVDTACDARSVSFVGTGAEPTGEFVCGNWEGPTRLFARTGSRFRDVAPPELAQPTRTRSVVTADFDNDGALELFVNALGAPNRVFTRSDGTWRRVSAGEALEPRGLGTSVTVADFDGDGTLELLVVHGEAGAQPLSIFRAPNDNGWLRIRPLTEAGAPARGASVTLETTDGVQSRLVDAGSGGHSQSEPVAHFGLGDATPTRLVTRWPDGRVRVDDDPVPRTEQTVVHPSGG
- a CDS encoding DUF7576 family protein; translated protein: MVDPTSSLGDDVDEENAPECATCGEKIVQSPTHRVVTWVEDGAVQHRHFCDDDCREGYDAD
- a CDS encoding ATP-dependent DNA helicase, yielding MTWREVFGHDEPYPEQADGIDTAVETADDGGFTVIEGACGTGKTMLALTAGIDRVRDPDSPYERVVVLTSVKQQLRQFEDDLWTINANLPDEWRPVSGLTLVGKSDVCPYSRERVAGVDDSNVYERCEGLRERTRNLASESGPTTASALAGEARRAQTGLADTGASGPSYLQTASEPTPYLPEMPEHGDTEFCPFYAQFLDDLPEDGDPVEAVPFDFEDAGVLEPADLVSLSAGFGTCPHSTMGAVLPHVEVVLGNYYHAFDPTTVATFTGTLVDETTFLVCDEAHMLEPRVRDLVSSGVGDRSLRDAENELTRVIQPVEFDDAGRETRGSTADADLVRGELKKSDVTLRELKETREFLRDLREELDRRVVAHLDSELPDWRADLTRLDDAEIPLRDPEAPAVDEISEWAEEASYDGGTWVRAETVGAVVGRILNSAEEDDKRRAAPGVGRVLGEWYRCDHERYFRELELERTWDEMEPPDSWRRAYNARLALYNCVPSDAIGDRLAEFGGGVLMSATLAPMDIFRTVSGLDALAESGRPVEERTYGLTFPEENRASFAVDAPKFTYANRGAPDEENPTRQAYEDAVSEVAQSPGNVLVGMPSYGEAEWMAGVLERRVDKPVLLDESSDDGTTESLKAEFFGGEGKVLVTSLRGTLTEGVDYRGDRLSAAVVCGVPLVNTSSPRTKAVKTAYDREFGDVPADEASGGTRGASTSRSGFETALTVPAVRKARQAIGRVIRGDDEVGVRVFVDARYARESWNGVREYFPEYEREEFQPVSPDMLGFGLERFWSGR